One window from the genome of Mycolicibacterium gadium encodes:
- a CDS encoding resuscitation-promoting factor, whose translation MNIFNRIHQERSPLLRLVVGVTLLALTFAGGFAVATHKTVTLAVDGSSVTVSTMKSRVIDVVTENGFDVGERDDLYPAADQPVHQSDTIVLRRSRPLQISTDGRDSREVWTTASTVDEALSQLQMTDKAPAAASRGSRVPLAGMSLPVVSPKTVQLSDAGVVRTVHLAAPNVAALLEAAGAPLLQSDEVVPAASSPIVDGMQIEVKRIRIEKVTERAPLPPVNHRIEDPELNMSRQIVEDPGTPGTQDVTFAIAKVNGVETGRMPVANVVVVPARDGVLRVGAKPGTEVPEVSNGSTWDALARCEAGGNWAINTGNGYYGGVQFDQNTWERNGGLRYAHRADLATREEQIAIAEVTRARQGWGAWPTCSGRIGAR comes from the coding sequence TTGAACATCTTCAATAGGATCCACCAGGAGCGGTCGCCGTTATTGCGCCTCGTGGTCGGGGTGACGTTGCTTGCGCTGACGTTCGCCGGTGGATTCGCAGTTGCTACGCATAAAACAGTAACCCTGGCCGTGGACGGGTCGTCCGTCACCGTGAGCACCATGAAGTCGCGCGTCATCGACGTCGTCACGGAGAACGGATTCGACGTCGGCGAACGTGACGACCTTTACCCGGCGGCCGATCAGCCGGTGCATCAGTCCGACACGATCGTGTTGCGCCGTAGCCGCCCGCTGCAGATCTCCACGGACGGTCGGGACAGTCGTGAGGTGTGGACGACCGCGTCGACAGTCGATGAGGCGCTGAGCCAGCTGCAAATGACCGACAAGGCGCCCGCGGCGGCGTCGCGCGGCAGCCGAGTGCCGCTAGCAGGCATGTCGCTACCTGTGGTGAGCCCCAAGACCGTTCAATTGTCCGATGCCGGCGTCGTCCGCACGGTGCATCTGGCCGCGCCGAACGTCGCCGCCCTGCTCGAGGCGGCCGGCGCGCCGCTGCTGCAAAGCGACGAGGTGGTGCCTGCTGCGTCCTCGCCGATCGTCGACGGAATGCAGATCGAGGTGAAGCGGATTCGGATCGAAAAGGTCACCGAACGCGCGCCGCTGCCACCGGTGAATCACCGCATCGAAGACCCTGAACTCAACATGAGCCGTCAGATCGTGGAGGATCCCGGTACGCCGGGAACGCAAGACGTGACGTTTGCCATCGCAAAGGTTAATGGCGTCGAAACAGGCAGGATGCCAGTAGCCAATGTCGTCGTTGTTCCGGCCCGCGACGGTGTCCTTCGAGTCGGCGCCAAGCCCGGTACCGAGGTCCCTGAAGTGAGCAACGGATCTACCTGGGACGCGCTTGCTCGGTGCGAAGCAGGAGGTAATTGGGCCATCAACACCGGCAACGGATATTACGGTGGCGTTCAATTCGACCAGAACACCTGGGAGCGCAACGGTGGTCTGAGGTATGCTCACAGGGCCGATTTGGCAACGAGAGAAGAGCAGATCGCGATTGCTGAGGTCACTCGGGCACGACAAGGGTGGGGTGCGTGGCCGACGTGTAGCGGGAGGATTGGTGCGCGCTGA